The proteins below are encoded in one region of Bacteroides uniformis:
- a CDS encoding sugar transferase has product MFIKSLFDRGASLFGLIFLFPVLIIISILIRIKMPGGPVIFKQKRVGQYGRLFTMYKFRSMTVAHSGSSISVKGESRITPLGAVLRKYKLDELPELWNVLIGDMSFVGPRPDVPGYADRLEGEHRRILLLKPGITGPASLKYRNEEELLAEQKEPQKYNDEFLFPDKVRINIEYLDSWSFWNDIKIIIYTVLGKDL; this is encoded by the coding sequence ATGTTTATCAAATCTCTCTTTGACCGTGGTGCATCACTCTTCGGTTTAATCTTTTTATTCCCGGTTTTAATTATAATCAGCATTTTGATTCGTATCAAGATGCCCGGAGGTCCTGTCATATTTAAACAGAAAAGAGTTGGACAATATGGGCGGTTGTTTACGATGTATAAGTTCCGTTCAATGACTGTCGCCCATTCTGGAAGTTCCATTTCTGTAAAAGGAGAGAGTCGTATCACTCCGTTAGGAGCAGTACTCCGGAAATATAAATTGGATGAATTGCCGGAGTTATGGAATGTGTTGATTGGTGACATGAGTTTCGTTGGCCCTCGTCCCGATGTTCCCGGTTATGCTGATAGGCTTGAGGGGGAGCATCGGAGAATACTTCTCTTAAAACCCGGCATTACCGGCCCCGCAAGTTTAAAGTATCGGAACGAGGAAGAATTATTGGCAGAACAGAAGGAACCTCAAAAATATAATGATGAGTTTTTGTTTCCGGACAAAGTGCGGATAAATATTGAATATTTGGATAGTTGGTCTTTTTGGAATGACATCAAAATCATCATTTACACAGTGCTTGGGAAAGATTTATAA
- a CDS encoding glycosyltransferase: protein MVAVIMSIYKNDKLIYVAQCVDSLLKQTFKDFHVYVQYDGVVESGIEHFFMELNDSRFHVYGRDENYGLAYSLNELLTIVLSKGYDYVLRMDADDICLSNRFEKQIIYMNNHKNIDICGGHIEEMDENKKSIGVIRYPLSHDEMKCFFGKRNPLAHVSVIFRKSYFHKAGLYPVDTDKDEDTIFWLNGFLSGCKFANIDEVLVRVRVNKDFYLRRNGLSKSLSDLKNRCLVIRKLNLSYVNYIFACARFVIFIIPIPHVTQFAYKFLR, encoded by the coding sequence ATGGTAGCAGTAATAATGTCGATTTATAAAAATGATAAATTGATATATGTAGCACAATGTGTTGACAGTTTGCTAAAACAAACATTTAAGGATTTTCATGTTTATGTTCAATATGATGGAGTTGTTGAAAGTGGTATAGAACACTTCTTCATGGAGTTAAATGATAGTCGGTTTCATGTTTATGGTAGAGATGAAAATTATGGGTTGGCATATTCATTGAATGAGTTGTTAACTATTGTACTATCTAAAGGGTATGATTACGTTCTCCGTATGGATGCTGATGATATTTGTCTTTCAAATAGATTTGAAAAACAAATAATCTATATGAACAATCATAAAAATATAGATATATGTGGAGGACATATTGAAGAAATGGATGAAAACAAAAAATCTATAGGGGTTATAAGATATCCTCTATCACATGATGAAATGAAATGTTTCTTTGGGAAAAGAAACCCATTGGCACATGTGAGTGTTATTTTTAGAAAATCTTATTTTCATAAAGCAGGTTTATATCCCGTTGATACGGATAAAGATGAAGATACAATATTTTGGCTAAATGGTTTTTTATCAGGATGTAAGTTTGCCAATATAGATGAAGTGTTGGTACGGGTACGTGTAAATAAGGATTTTTATTTAAGAAGAAATGGTTTATCAAAAAGTCTATCTGATTTGAAAAATAGATGTCTTGTTATTAGAAAACTGAACTTATCATATGTGAATTATATATTTGCTTGTGCTCGTTTTGTTATATTTATTATTCCTATCCCTCATGTAACTCAATTTGCTTATAAGTTTTTAAGATAA
- a CDS encoding CDP-glycerol glycerophosphotransferase family protein yields the protein MEKRDELFLFKLHPATVVSNVSSIFSNIRFLDKDVDVYPILPFTDLLITDYSSIFYDYLLLDKGIVLFPFDYEKYICQCRDLAFDFDDYTPGVRAYSFDSLMEILSDWNYGNSLTTEQNRIKKIFWGDIPMQNSCKVLTRYIINNGSSNNVDL from the coding sequence TTGGAGAAACGTGATGAACTTTTTTTATTTAAGTTACATCCTGCCACTGTAGTATCTAATGTTTCAAGTATATTTTCTAACATTCGTTTCTTAGATAAGGATGTAGATGTTTATCCAATATTACCATTTACGGATTTACTAATAACAGACTATTCTTCTATTTTTTACGATTATTTGTTATTGGATAAAGGTATTGTTTTATTCCCTTTTGATTATGAAAAATATATTTGTCAATGTAGGGATTTGGCTTTTGATTTTGATGATTATACTCCAGGTGTTCGAGCCTATAGTTTTGATTCATTAATGGAAATATTATCTGATTGGAATTATGGTAATAGTTTGACTACTGAACAAAACAGAATAAAAAAAATATTTTGGGGAGATATTCCGATGCAAAATTCATGTAAGGTATTAACTCGTTATATTATAAATAATGGTAGCAGTAATAATGTCGATTTATAA
- a CDS encoding CDP-glycerol glycerophosphotransferase family protein: MLCCKSMARCWNKKIEFATTVGIDSKIYVKNIFNRILFPYLFRKPDLFLSTSVFMSMHFSKCFQIDIRKCLNLGYPRCELFFLNANLIKKYVEEYEPQGVNRLIKDIQEFSHTIIYMPTFRDDQSDFMLASGINLDLLNDFWRNVMNFFYLSYILPL; the protein is encoded by the coding sequence ATGCTTTGCTGTAAATCTATGGCACGGTGTTGGAATAAAAAAATTGAGTTTGCAACAACTGTTGGCATTGATTCTAAGATATATGTAAAAAATATATTTAATCGTATTTTATTTCCTTATTTATTTCGTAAGCCTGATTTATTCCTTTCTACTTCAGTGTTTATGTCAATGCATTTTTCTAAATGCTTTCAAATAGATATACGTAAATGTCTTAATTTGGGATATCCTAGATGTGAGTTATTCTTTTTAAATGCAAATTTAATAAAGAAATATGTAGAAGAATATGAACCGCAAGGAGTTAATAGGCTGATAAAGGATATACAAGAATTTTCCCATACTATTATTTATATGCCAACTTTCAGAGATGACCAATCTGATTTTATGTTAGCCTCAGGTATTAATTTGGATTTATTGAATGATTTTTGGAGAAACGTGATGAACTTTTTTTATTTAAGTTACATCCTGCCACTGTAG
- a CDS encoding CDP-glycerol glycerophosphotransferase family protein, with protein sequence MNNLHFIKWVFSNRNYTDIIYRLISLFLGYPLLLLSYLIPRSKRKWVLGYKVGFTDNVKYLYRYLYKYEKTVIPIWISSNKSEILLLREKGINAYYRWSLYGLYHCLTSYYYIFSSHLSDINYWTSGGCFAVNLWHGVGIKKLSLQQLLALILRYM encoded by the coding sequence ATGAATAATCTTCATTTTATAAAATGGGTATTTAGTAATAGAAATTATACTGATATAATATATCGTTTAATTTCCTTATTTCTAGGATATCCATTATTGTTACTTTCATACTTAATTCCAAGAAGTAAGAGAAAATGGGTTTTGGGATATAAAGTGGGTTTTACGGACAATGTGAAATATTTATATAGATATTTATATAAATATGAGAAAACAGTAATTCCTATTTGGATATCTTCTAATAAATCGGAAATATTGTTATTAAGAGAAAAAGGTATTAATGCATATTATAGATGGAGTTTATATGGGCTATATCATTGTTTGACATCCTACTATTATATTTTTTCTTCTCATTTATCAGATATTAATTATTGGACTTCGGGAGGATGCTTTGCTGTAAATCTATGGCACGGTGTTGGAATAAAAAAATTGAGTTTGCAACAACTGTTGGCATTGATTCTAAGATATATGTAA
- a CDS encoding bifunctional cytidylyltransferase/SDR family oxidoreductase gives MRNVAVILAGGVGTRMGGTMPKQFFKVSGKTVLEHTISVFDNHPLIDEIAIVVHPNYLEKVEELCCINNFKKVGRILQGGSERYYSSLSAINAYASTENDINLIFHDSVRPLVTKRIISDCITMLGKYGAVDVAIPATDTIIKMNLNTHEIEDIPNRQFLYNGQTPQAFKLSVIREAYKRALVDPNFKTTDDCGVVLKYMPDIPIGVVPGEKFNMKLTHKEDLFLLDKLFQLKSVSDVSLYGQETALEHKVIVIFGGSYGIGHSIAELCTGLKAKVYSFSRSETGTDVADASLVKEALEKVYLIEKKIDFVINTAGILLKIPLMTMKYDDILNLIRVNYLGAINVAKESFSYLAKSHGGLLLFTSSSYTRGRAMYSLYSSSKAAIVNLVQALSEEWKSYNIKINCINPERTKTPMRIQNFGIEPENSLLSPQFVAETSIMTLLSGLTGQVIDVRRKTD, from the coding sequence ATGAGAAATGTTGCTGTAATTTTAGCAGGTGGTGTCGGAACTCGTATGGGAGGGACAATGCCTAAACAATTTTTTAAAGTTTCGGGAAAAACAGTTTTAGAACATACCATTTCTGTATTTGATAACCATCCGCTTATTGATGAAATTGCAATTGTGGTACACCCTAATTATCTTGAAAAAGTGGAGGAATTGTGTTGCATTAATAATTTTAAGAAAGTAGGACGAATTCTACAAGGAGGAAGTGAACGTTATTATTCAAGTTTGTCAGCTATAAATGCCTATGCTTCTACAGAGAATGATATTAATTTAATATTTCATGATAGTGTACGTCCCTTAGTTACTAAAAGAATAATATCAGATTGTATTACTATGTTGGGTAAGTATGGAGCTGTTGATGTTGCAATTCCTGCAACAGATACCATTATCAAAATGAATCTGAATACGCATGAAATAGAGGATATTCCTAACCGACAATTTTTATACAATGGACAGACCCCACAAGCATTTAAATTATCCGTTATTAGGGAAGCATATAAACGTGCATTGGTAGATCCTAATTTTAAAACAACCGATGATTGTGGGGTTGTTTTAAAATATATGCCTGATATACCAATAGGAGTTGTACCGGGAGAGAAATTTAATATGAAGTTAACGCATAAAGAAGATTTGTTTTTGTTGGATAAGCTTTTTCAATTAAAATCTGTAAGTGATGTTTCTTTATATGGACAAGAAACCGCATTAGAGCATAAAGTTATAGTCATTTTTGGGGGAAGTTATGGTATAGGACATAGTATTGCAGAACTGTGTACCGGATTGAAAGCTAAGGTTTATTCGTTTAGTCGAAGTGAGACTGGAACAGATGTTGCTGATGCATCATTAGTAAAAGAAGCTTTGGAAAAAGTATATCTGATTGAGAAAAAGATTGATTTCGTTATAAATACAGCAGGTATATTATTGAAAATTCCTTTGATGACAATGAAATATGATGATATTTTAAATTTAATACGTGTAAATTATTTGGGAGCGATAAATGTAGCGAAGGAATCATTCTCATATTTAGCGAAGTCTCATGGAGGTTTATTACTATTTACTTCCAGTTCATATACACGAGGCAGAGCGATGTATAGCCTATATTCATCTTCAAAAGCTGCAATTGTGAATTTAGTTCAGGCTTTATCTGAAGAATGGAAAAGTTATAATATAAAGATTAATTGTATTAATCCGGAAAGAACTAAAACACCTATGCGTATCCAAAACTTTGGTATAGAACCGGAAAATAGTTTATTAAGTCCCCAATTTGTTGCAGAAACTTCAATAATGACATTACTTTCTGGATTGACGGGACAAGTTATAGATGTCAGACGTAAAACAGACTGA
- a CDS encoding glycosyltransferase family 2 protein, translating to MLISIIIPIYNVEKYLNRCLDSVMKQSFQDIEIILVNDGSTDNSDNIIKSYLFDERIKYIYQKNKGLSEARNTGLNIASGEYVLFLDSDDSIEPNTCYELSQVIERFEVDIVVFGRYLIKDCIEKVRDPAYWGNNLLDGKEYLVQAKLNNRFSASACNRLYKLSFLRQRGLNFKSGIVYEDLLFNFQCMIQGARVYVLNELLYNYYIGRNDSIINTIKEKDLDILFTVNELFVIYEKYKYPVIKDVFYWIIYDWVSNAVSYKYPRIAIFNKKAISITRIITQDSRYKSVLLYCSTCHVIGFKRRILSWLQVRMFYVYYFLIGLLVRIKKLA from the coding sequence ATGCTTATTTCAATTATCATTCCTATATATAATGTTGAAAAATATTTGAACAGATGTTTAGATAGTGTCATGAAACAGTCTTTTCAGGACATTGAAATTATATTGGTAAACGATGGTTCGACGGATAATAGTGATAATATCATAAAAAGTTATTTATTTGATGAAAGAATTAAATATATATATCAGAAAAATAAAGGTTTAAGTGAAGCTCGTAATACAGGATTAAATATAGCATCAGGAGAATATGTTTTATTTTTAGATAGTGATGATTCTATAGAGCCTAATACATGTTATGAGTTATCGCAAGTAATAGAGAGATTTGAGGTTGATATAGTGGTTTTTGGTCGATATTTGATAAAGGATTGCATAGAAAAAGTTAGAGATCCTGCGTATTGGGGAAATAATCTGTTAGATGGTAAGGAATATTTGGTCCAGGCTAAGCTGAATAATCGCTTTAGCGCATCAGCCTGTAACAGATTATATAAATTATCATTTTTACGACAAAGAGGGTTGAACTTTAAATCGGGAATTGTTTATGAAGATTTGTTGTTCAATTTCCAATGTATGATACAAGGGGCACGAGTTTATGTGTTAAATGAATTGTTATATAATTATTATATAGGACGTAACGATAGTATTATTAATACTATAAAAGAAAAGGATTTGGATATTTTGTTTACTGTTAATGAATTATTTGTGATATATGAAAAATATAAATATCCAGTTATTAAAGATGTTTTTTATTGGATTATTTATGATTGGGTTTCTAATGCAGTGAGTTATAAATATCCTCGAATAGCCATATTCAATAAGAAAGCTATTTCAATAACTCGAATTATAACTCAAGACTCCAGGTACAAATCAGTTTTATTATATTGTAGTACTTGCCATGTAATAGGGTTTAAGAGGAGGATTTTGTCTTGGTTACAGGTAAGAATGTTTTATGTTTACTATTTTTTAATTGGATTATTAGTTAGAATAAAGAAATTAGCATGA
- a CDS encoding O-antigen polysaccharide polymerase Wzy family protein, which produces MISFTWKYSIFQVIQIFIIICYFLQFLFCIGFGYNDVTINILQYELLLIFLWSLFSAIHESGTFNLYVLFLYMLCVFIYSRIFLDIYGLFNWTWADKYNDFIFPINVQFQILILLTFSLLFMHLGCLMGRKYLSYRKINFEYSRYLDKISTFLFLFSVPGTFIKYLIQFKAVLEHGYLAVYDGTIANLKYPIWTTGAISIFEFSYCLFLASKPSKKKFFIISSIFFALRIADVLKGGRSKLFLPIIFLLWYYYSFYSEQQKQKIGKLLLISIVCIILSQVLLEFRRGDVDTGYDSDLFMMFFSQQGVSLLVFAYMIFYKSTFVNTGLPYILYPLSLTSTFEGQSMEFVEQTNSLGHRLTYFLAPDAYLGGEGVGSSFLGEFWDLGLIGFLLMSFLAGYIIRYFEKSVRNTRVIMFLAFILVPNIVYMPRASFFPSLINILIFLFFYSLILYVPKLKIKFI; this is translated from the coding sequence ATGATAAGTTTTACGTGGAAATATTCCATTTTTCAAGTAATACAGATTTTTATTATTATTTGCTATTTTCTCCAATTTTTATTTTGTATTGGATTTGGATATAATGATGTAACAATTAATATACTACAATATGAATTGTTACTCATTTTTTTGTGGTCACTTTTTTCTGCGATACATGAAAGTGGAACATTCAATTTGTATGTTCTTTTTCTATATATGCTATGTGTGTTTATTTATTCGCGTATATTCTTGGATATTTATGGTTTGTTTAATTGGACATGGGCAGATAAATATAATGATTTCATTTTCCCTATAAACGTACAGTTTCAAATATTAATATTGTTAACATTTTCATTGCTATTTATGCATCTTGGATGCTTGATGGGTAGAAAATATTTGTCTTATAGAAAGATAAATTTTGAATATTCGAGGTATCTAGATAAAATATCTACTTTCTTATTTCTATTCTCCGTTCCAGGTACTTTTATTAAATATTTGATTCAGTTTAAAGCTGTGTTGGAGCATGGATATTTAGCTGTATATGATGGAACTATTGCAAATTTGAAATATCCAATATGGACGACGGGAGCAATATCTATTTTTGAATTTTCATATTGCTTATTTTTAGCATCGAAACCTTCTAAAAAGAAGTTCTTTATCATATCGTCAATTTTCTTTGCTTTAAGAATTGCAGATGTTTTAAAGGGTGGACGTTCTAAACTATTTTTACCTATTATATTTTTATTATGGTATTATTATTCATTTTATTCTGAACAACAAAAACAAAAAATAGGCAAATTATTATTGATTTCAATCGTGTGTATTATTCTGTCACAAGTATTATTGGAGTTCCGGAGGGGGGACGTTGATACTGGTTATGATTCTGATTTATTTATGATGTTTTTTTCTCAACAAGGGGTTTCGTTATTAGTATTTGCATATATGATATTTTATAAATCAACATTTGTAAATACTGGATTACCATATATTTTGTATCCTTTATCCTTAACATCAACTTTTGAAGGTCAATCTATGGAATTTGTGGAGCAAACTAATAGTTTAGGACATCGATTGACTTATTTTTTAGCACCGGATGCATACTTGGGGGGAGAGGGAGTTGGTTCTAGTTTTCTCGGAGAGTTTTGGGATTTGGGATTAATCGGATTTCTACTAATGAGTTTTTTAGCTGGATATATTATTCGTTATTTTGAGAAAAGTGTTCGTAATACTCGTGTTATCATGTTTTTGGCTTTTATATTAGTTCCTAATATAGTGTATATGCCTCGTGCTTCATTTTTCCCTTCATTGATAAATATTTTGATATTCTTATTTTTTTATAGTTTAATTCTATATGTTCCGAAACTTAAAATAAAATTCATTTAG
- a CDS encoding glycosyltransferase: MKGGGAERILITILQHLDAKKYNVDLLINREGVYLDSVPRNICLYSALGDSNLLINKIKRRILLTFPSLFYIFHIRKLYDCYIAFREDTATRILFKAPATAQRVAWLHTDLIKHTYCKTTNKRRYFRDLPSLNQIVCVSKACQKTLINLCPAVKNKSIVLYNPIDISDIIQKSNVHINVPFSRDRINLLAVGRIDKGKNHRFLIECMPLLLNKGNFTLWILGVGPLQVELEKLRDDMGLQDYVHFLGFKENPYPLIKSCDVFVLSSLYEGLPTVIIEALILERNIVSSPCVGAEEVLCNGEFGYVASLDINSFSEAICKASEHSLLISTKLRHRLSDFDLNQQICKVNTLFR; the protein is encoded by the coding sequence TTGAAAGGTGGTGGAGCAGAAAGGATATTGATAACAATACTTCAACATCTTGATGCAAAAAAATATAATGTAGATCTTTTAATAAATAGAGAGGGTGTTTATCTTGATAGTGTTCCTCGGAATATATGTTTATATTCTGCTTTGGGGGATTCAAATCTGCTAATAAATAAAATTAAGAGACGTATTTTACTAACGTTTCCTAGCTTGTTCTATATCTTTCATATAAGGAAACTATACGATTGTTATATTGCTTTTAGAGAGGATACTGCTACCAGAATTTTATTTAAAGCTCCTGCTACTGCGCAAAGAGTGGCTTGGCTACATACAGATTTAATAAAGCATACCTACTGTAAAACAACTAATAAGCGGAGATATTTTCGTGACCTTCCTTCTTTAAATCAAATAGTATGTGTTTCTAAAGCTTGTCAAAAGACATTGATAAATTTATGCCCTGCTGTCAAAAATAAATCGATTGTTTTATATAATCCTATTGATATTTCTGATATTATACAAAAATCAAATGTACATATTAATGTACCATTTAGTCGGGATAGAATAAATTTATTGGCTGTAGGTAGGATTGACAAAGGTAAAAATCATCGATTTTTGATTGAGTGTATGCCTTTATTGTTGAACAAGGGAAATTTTACATTATGGATTTTAGGGGTGGGGCCTTTACAAGTTGAGTTGGAAAAACTGAGAGATGATATGGGATTGCAAGATTATGTACATTTTTTAGGGTTTAAAGAAAATCCATATCCTTTAATAAAATCCTGTGACGTATTTGTTTTATCTTCCCTATATGAAGGATTACCGACTGTAATAATAGAAGCTTTAATTTTAGAAAGAAATATTGTTTCCTCTCCTTGTGTAGGTGCTGAAGAAGTATTGTGTAATGGAGAGTTTGGATATGTGGCTTCATTGGATATAAATTCTTTTTCGGAAGCAATTTGTAAAGCGTCAGAACATTCTTTGTTGATATCCACTAAATTAAGGCATAGATTATCTGATTTTGATTTGAATCAGCAAATATGTAAAGTTAATACTTTATTTAGATGA
- a CDS encoding glycosyltransferase family A protein: MEFLFSVFTPTYNRANTIGRTYEYLCKQTLRSFEWIIVDDGSTDNTEEIVQKWINTNKISIVYLKQENGGKHRAFNRAVQIAKGEIFICLDSDDYYIETALEIIYSYHLIHKDNPWIAGFSCNSLDLHGNLIGTSLPVDELVVSHYNLYNSLSVKGDKGLIYYTRILKEYPFLNLRMNSL; the protein is encoded by the coding sequence ATGGAATTTCTCTTTAGTGTATTTACTCCGACTTACAATAGAGCGAATACTATAGGACGTACCTATGAATATTTGTGTAAACAAACATTACGTAGTTTTGAATGGATTATTGTGGATGATGGTTCCACAGATAATACAGAAGAAATAGTTCAGAAATGGATAAATACAAATAAAATTTCCATTGTATATTTGAAGCAGGAGAATGGGGGAAAGCATCGTGCATTTAATAGAGCAGTGCAGATAGCTAAAGGGGAAATCTTTATTTGTTTAGATTCTGACGATTATTATATTGAAACTGCACTAGAAATAATTTATTCATATCATTTGATACATAAGGATAATCCTTGGATAGCAGGATTTTCATGTAATTCTTTAGATTTACATGGAAATCTAATAGGAACTTCGCTACCTGTAGACGAGTTGGTTGTTTCACATTATAACCTTTACAATTCATTGTCAGTAAAAGGAGATAAAGGGTTAATTTATTATACTCGTATTTTGAAAGAATATCCATTCCTGAATTTGAGAATGAATTCTTTGTAA
- a CDS encoding CatB-related O-acetyltransferase produces MMNFINRFMRLFRRRTVNIGRDVQLLGNTIIGCDCSFSARVIFSNSIIGDYSYVNYNSIIHCCHIGKFCSIGPNVVAGLGNHPVEKNVTTSPRLFLKGKFLLEDRYDQFAIVTIGNDVWIGANVTIVNGVTIGDGAVIGANSIVTKDIPPYSIYGGVPAKCIRMRFEQNQIDFLLKLKWWNMDEEWIRSNSLLFSDVNCLMEKYGISL; encoded by the coding sequence ATGATGAATTTCATAAATCGGTTTATGAGACTCTTTAGGAGAAGGACTGTCAATATAGGACGAGATGTACAATTATTAGGAAATACTATTATAGGCTGTGATTGTTCTTTTTCAGCTCGCGTTATTTTCAGTAATTCTATTATTGGAGATTATTCATATGTAAATTATAACTCTATTATACATTGTTGCCATATAGGAAAGTTTTGTTCAATAGGTCCTAATGTCGTAGCTGGCTTGGGTAATCATCCAGTAGAAAAGAACGTTACGACTTCTCCGAGGTTATTTTTAAAAGGAAAGTTCCTTTTAGAAGATAGGTATGACCAGTTTGCTATAGTTACTATTGGAAATGATGTATGGATTGGTGCTAATGTGACTATTGTAAATGGAGTTACAATTGGTGATGGTGCAGTAATAGGAGCAAATTCTATTGTAACTAAAGATATACCGCCTTATTCAATTTATGGTGGAGTACCGGCTAAATGTATTAGAATGCGCTTTGAGCAGAATCAAATAGATTTTTTGTTAAAATTAAAGTGGTGGAATATGGATGAGGAATGGATAAGAAGTAATAGTTTACTTTTTTCAGATGTTAATTGTTTAATGGAAAAATATGGAATTTCTCTTTAG
- a CDS encoding oligosaccharide flippase family protein: MKNISDYIYRYKTLIENFGYLTLLQICNLLIPLVTYPYLINTLGKNLYGVIIYSQAIVSYLAIFVNWGFNISATKYISINREDSKKINEIVSVVYIVKTLLLIIVFGFLFLIFLFPEIREYKLLYIFQCGNVFMNVYFLYGFFQGIEKMKYIAIFSFIGRVVFILLIFIWVTTPQDYLLVPLINGIGAIITSLIAIYILIYKFKIKFRWQSLATIFYHTKDSTKLLLTSITGIVKDRTNTIVIGSVLGMGEVAYYDFVEKIVNVLSTIFYTISNVVFPYYNKNANKIFARKLLIYTTVIGVLLYFIVGCSLKSFILLFFNNDMLMAIPAYWMLGTLFIYRHLSYFLGTVILISHNHVKDVIVNMFYSMFVYLFVIMFLGIIDCLNIYTLSISLVISVFFETLQRWYYCKKYGII; this comes from the coding sequence GTGAAAAATATATCTGACTATATATATAGGTATAAAACCTTAATTGAAAATTTTGGCTATCTAACTTTATTACAGATATGTAATTTATTGATACCACTTGTTACATATCCTTATTTAATTAATACTTTAGGAAAAAATTTATATGGTGTAATCATATATTCTCAGGCAATAGTTAGTTATTTAGCAATATTTGTAAACTGGGGATTTAATATCTCAGCTACGAAATATATTAGCATTAATAGAGAAGATTCAAAGAAGATAAACGAAATAGTTAGTGTGGTATATATTGTAAAAACCTTGCTTTTAATTATAGTATTTGGATTCTTATTTTTAATATTTCTTTTTCCTGAAATTCGAGAATATAAATTATTATATATTTTTCAATGTGGCAATGTATTTATGAATGTTTATTTCCTATATGGTTTTTTTCAAGGTATAGAAAAAATGAAATATATTGCAATTTTTTCTTTCATAGGACGTGTAGTGTTTATTCTATTGATATTTATATGGGTCACTACACCGCAAGATTATTTATTGGTTCCACTTATAAATGGCATTGGAGCTATTATTACATCTCTTATAGCCATATATATACTAATATATAAATTTAAAATTAAGTTTAGATGGCAGTCTTTAGCGACTATATTTTATCATACAAAAGATTCAACCAAACTTCTCTTAACGTCAATAACAGGTATAGTGAAAGATAGGACTAATACTATAGTTATTGGTAGCGTTTTGGGAATGGGAGAAGTTGCTTATTATGATTTTGTAGAAAAAATAGTAAATGTATTATCTACTATATTTTATACAATAAGTAATGTTGTATTTCCATATTATAATAAAAATGCTAATAAAATATTTGCCCGTAAACTTTTAATATATACTACTGTAATAGGAGTTTTATTATATTTTATTGTTGGATGTTCTTTGAAATCATTTATTCTTTTATTTTTTAATAATGATATGCTAATGGCAATTCCTGCGTATTGGATGTTGGGAACTCTGTTTATATATCGCCATTTAAGTTATTTTCTTGGAACTGTTATATTAATAAGTCACAATCATGTAAAAGATGTTATTGTCAATATGTTTTATAGTATGTTCGTGTATTTGTTCGTAATAATGTTTTTGGGAATTATTGATTGTTTAAATATATATACTTTATCTATATCATTGGTAATATCTGTTTTCTTTGAAACTTTACAGAGATGGTATTATTGTAAAAAATATGGTATAATATGA